The Malassezia japonica chromosome 8, complete sequence genome includes a window with the following:
- a CDS encoding uncharacterized protein (antiSMASH:Cluster_1; TransMembrane:1 (o14-35i)): MFAWLRKSPQRAQLAYDLALLSVVTSLALNTTLLVREREIRNRSFRLQREVLTNLRQHLQTNRAATLGRAPEICRQLVKVGLKPAAYGLDERESATAEADVVPFHRDLSWYDVFFRRKKLDEQHRPQTLLSSEQQWEQDLAQLIEQLENEGEDAV, encoded by the exons ATGTTCGCGTGGCTCCGCAAGAGCCCTCAGcgggcgcagctcgcgtatgacctcgcgctgctgtcTGTCGTTACGTCTCTTGCACTCAACACGACGCTGCTGGTGCGTGAGCGCGAGATCCGCAACCGCTCCTTTCGCCTGCAGCGGGAAGTGCTGACGAACCTGCGGCAGCACCTGCAGACCAACCGTGCCGCGACGCttggccgtgcgcccgagATCTGTCGGCAGCTGGTCAAGGTCGGTCTGAAGCCTGCCGCGTACGGcctggacgagcgcgagtcggcgacggccgaggccgatGTCGTGCCCTTCCACCGCGACCTGTCGTGGTACGACGTCTTTTTCCGGCGCAagaagctcgacgagcagcaccgTCCGCAGACGCTGCTGTCTTCGGAGCAGCAGTGGGAGCAAG ATCTCGCCCAGCTcattgagcagctcgagaacGAAGGCGAGGATGCCGTGTAG
- a CDS encoding uncharacterized protein (antiSMASH:Cluster_1) codes for MDPLLQPLLRLTTTGAPKEVSTDDAKDQIETFMTEFKMRCGADAAGDAQDVSNAGGVLMSQLINLRNGLASEEA; via the coding sequence ATGGATCCCCTGCtgcagccgctgctgcgcctcacGACAaccggcgcgccgaaaGAGGTGTCGACGGACGATGCCAAGGACCAGATCGAGACATTTATGACCGAATTCAagatgcgctgcggcgcggacgcggcgggcgacgcgcaggaCGTGTCGAACGCGGGCGGCGTCCTGATGAGCCAGCTCATCAACCTCCGCAACGGACTCGCCTCGGAAGAGGCCTAA
- the ERG9 gene encoding squalene synthase (EggNog:ENOG503NXNI; TransMembrane:3 (i292-313o319-338i472-499o); BUSCO:EOG09262HA6; antiSMASH:Cluster_1; COG:I), which produces MGVLSTVHTAVFRPKEFRAMVTYKVWRDPVHDFKRNPEASGWDRERMRQCWAFLDATSRSFAAVIKELKGELSRVICIFYLVLRALDTIEDDMTLDPKVKVPLLVDFYQKLEEPGWTFSGSGPNEKDRQLLVEFDKVIGEYQLLNDGCRYVIKDICARMGAGMASYIELGDSPQGLTMEKYADYDLYCHFVAGLVGEGLSGLFSETNIERPGIGLQLKLSNHMGLFLQKTNIIRDYAEDVDEGRSFWPKECWGANGVFQRQAEVQRGVVETRKGSNNYVWADSAEGKEARRILSSMLLDAFSHATLSLEYLILLRDQSVFNFCALPQVMAIATLALMFDNANVLKKNVKIRKSLAVRLILFAINPRDVAYTFLEYARDIHGRLRPDDPNYVRWCVELGRIETWCESKFPSYIMSAAKKNTGDVRALMFERWVLDSEAAVRNARVLKGEAVQQPTAAEEVREKRDETKKMMMVTFLMILLVTFSMAAIALTCWFGVWYYLEDGTDPLTLFIRYLWRFGRESIQQREVGWNAFANFGVAQGIVRKAGALVMKDMDARYE; this is translated from the coding sequence ATGGGGGTGTTGAGTACGGTGCACACGGCGGTCTTCCGCCCCAAGGAGTTCCGCGCGATGGTCACGTACAAGGTGTGGCGTGATCCCGTGCACGACTTCAAGAGGAATCCCGAAGCGAGCGGTTGGGACCGTGAGCGTATGCGCCAGTGCTGGGCGTTTCTCgacgcgacgagccgcagTTTTGCGGCGGTGATCAAGGAGCTGAAAGGCGAGCTGAGCCGTGTCATTTGCATCTTCTACCtggtgctgcgtgcgctcgacacgaTCGAGGACGACATGACGCTCGACCCCAAGGTCAAGGTCCCGCTCCTGGTCGACTTTTACCagaagctcgaggagcCGGGCTGGACCTTTAGCGGGAGCGGCCCCAACGAAAAGGACCGCCAGCTCCTGGTCGAGTTTGACAAGGTCATTGGCGAGTACCAGCTGCTGAACGACGGCTGCCGCTACGTGATCAAGGACATTTGCGCTCGTATGGGTGCGGGTATGGCGTCCTACATCGAGCTTGGCGACTCGCCCCAGGGCCTGACGATGGAGAAGTACGCGGACTATGACCTGTACTGCCACTTTGTCGCGGGCCTTGTCGGCGAGGGCCTGTCCGGCCTCTTTTCCGAGACCAACATCGAGCGCCCGGGCATCGGTCTGCAGCTCAAGCTGTCGAACCACATGGGTCTCTTTTTGCAAAAGACCAACATCATCCGCGACTACGCGgaggacgtcgacgagggcCGCTCGTTCTGGCCCAAGGAGTGCTGGGGCGCGAACGGCGTCTTTCAGCGCcaggccgaggtgcagcgcggcgtcgtcgagacgcgcaagGGCTCGAACAACTACGTCTGGGCGGACTCGGCGGAGGGCaaggaggcgcgccgcatcctcTCGTCGatgctcctcgacgccttctcgcacgcgacgctctcgctcgAGTACCTGAttctgctgcgcgaccagAGCGTGTTCAACTTCTGTGCGCTGCCGCAGGTGATGGCGATCGCGACGCTGGCGCTGATGTTTGACAATGCCAACGTTTTGAAGAAGAACGTCAAGATCCGCAAGTCGCTCGCTGTGCGCCTGATCCTCTTTGCGATCAAcccgcgcgacgtggcgtACACCTTTTTGGAGTACGCGCGCGACATCCACGGCCGTCTGCGCCCCGACGACCCCAACTATGTGCGCTGGTGCGTCGAGCTGGGCCGCATCGAGACGTGGTGCGAGTCCAAGTTCCCGTCGTACATCATGTCCGCCGCCAAGAAGAAcacgggcgacgtgcgtgcgctcatGTTTGAGCGCTGGGTGCTCGacagcgaggcggcggtgcgcaacgCGCGCGTGCTCAAAGGCGAGGCGGTCCAGCAgccgaccgccgccgaagAGGTCcgcgagaagcgcgacgagacGAAAAAGATGATGATGGTCACCTTTTTGATGATCCTCCTGGTCACCTTTTCGATGGCCGCGATCGCGCTCACGTGCTGGTTCGGCGTGTGGTACTACCTCGAGGACGGCACGGACCCGCTGACGCTTTTTATCCGGTACCTCTGGCGCTTTGGCCGCGAGTCGatccagcagcgcgaggtggGCTGGAACGCGTTTGCCAACTTTGGCGTGGCACAGGGCAtcgtgcgcaaggcgggCGCGCTGGTAATGAAGGACATGGACGCGCGCTACGAGTAA
- the kri1 gene encoding Kinetochore protein Spc24 (EggNog:ENOG503P00B; antiSMASH:Cluster_1; COG:J; BUSCO:EOG09262POL): MDGSYAERYKDIKRQLQAEQSASESEEESDVTEDEDGEQLTPQVDAAILRTLQKIRSKDPEVYNSETRVFDQSRAAAGAEDAPQGQKRSKKVTLQDYQRQRLQDAMAEADPAKAYADATSKPKEAAQGELTRDEEQEAIRNEFLEAAQGDDDDDLFQVRRDDGEDTYRSTLLGAVGDEDQVRGLLRDDQNTISKENEDFLLNYVLNRGWVDQGKEEKRDWDAEAADLDSEASFDSAADAFEHAYNFRFEDPSLAQQNFAIQSFPRQATDTVRRSDDRRKEKRAERAERKKAEKEEKMRKLDQEKSKKRKSIAEMLKQLREASGSDNRMDDGAFENLDLDADFDPAAHDKMMQSQFGDAYYGEEGEKPAIDFDDDDFQEILDENEEPKKHRKVTGESMDADFEQGADARLSKEEKKRLKKKEKKARAKAEREPEIEMDAEAAPVSETDRKAKARELMDEYYNLGYEDMIGDIPTRFKYASVPKEDYGLSAVEILMADDAELNNVVGLKQMQPYRRNASKPANLGKRLKRFREDLDAKHEPEAEPPKKKRLGKQQRQRLKEKEAS; the protein is encoded by the coding sequence ATGGACGGCTCATACGCGGAGCGCTACAAAGACATCAAGCGGCAGCTGCAGGCGGAGCagagcgcgagcgagagcgaggaGGAGTCGGATGTGACGGAGGATGAGGACGGTGAGCAGCTGACGCCCCAAGTCGATGCGGCGAttctgcgcacgctgcaaAAGATCCGGAGCAAGGACCCCGAGGTGTACAATAgcgagacgcgcgtctTTGACCAgtcgcgcgcagctgccggcgccgaggatgcgccgcaaggGCAAAAGCGCAGCAAGAAGGTGACGCTACAGGACTaccagcgccagcgcctgcaggacgccatggccgaggcggacccCGCCAAGGCGTACGCCGATGCGACGTCCAAGCCCAaagaggcggcgcaaggcgagcttacgcgcgacgaggagcaaGAGGCGATCCGCAACGAGTTCCTcgaagcggcgcagggcgacgacgatgacgacCTGTTccaggtgcgccgcgacgacggcgaggatACCTACCGCTcgacgctcctcggcgcggtcggcgacgaggaccagGTGCGGGgcttgctgcgcgacgaccagAATACCATTTCGAAAGAGAACGAGGACTTTTTGCTGAACTATGTGCTGAACCGCGGCTGGGTCGACCAAGGCAAGGAGGAGAAGCGCGACTgggacgccgaggccgccgacctCGACTCCGAGGCGTCGTTCGACTCCGCGGCGGATGCGTTTGAGCACGCGTACAACTTCCGCTTCGAGGACCCGTcgctggcgcagcagaACTTTGCGATCCAGAGCTTTCCCCGCCAGGCGACCGAtaccgtgcgccgctcggacgaccgccgcaaggAGAAGCGtgcggagcgtgcggagcgcaaaaaggccgagaaggaggaAAAAatgcgcaagctcgaccAAGAAAAGTCCAAGAAACGCAAGTCCATCGCCGAGATGCTCAAGCAGTTGCGCGAGGCGTCGGGCAGCGACAACCGCATGGACGACGGGGCGTTTGAGAATctggacctcgacgcggactTTGaccccgccgcgcacgacaaGATGATGCAGTCGCAGTTTGGCGACGCGTACTATggcgaggagggcgagAAGCCGGCGATCGActttgacgacgacgacttCCAAGAGATCCTCGACGAGAACGAGGAGCCAAAGAAGCACCGCAAGGTGACCGGCGAGAGCATGGACGCCGATTTTGAGCAaggcgccgatgcgcgcctctCGAAGGAGGAAAAGAAGCGCCTCAAGAAGAAGGAGAAAAAGGCGCgggccaaggccgagcgcgagcccgAGATCGAGATGGACGCCGAGGCAGCGCCCGTCTCCGAGACCGACcgcaaggccaaggcgcgcgagctgatGGACGAGTACTACAACCTTGGGTACGAAGATATGATTGGCGATATTCCCACACGATTCAAGTACGCGAGCGTCCCGAAAGAAGACTACGGGCTGAGCGCGGTCGAGATCCTgatggccgacgacgctgAGCTGAACAATGTTGTGGGCCTCAAGCAGATGCAGCCGTACCGCCGGAACGCTTCCAAGCCCGCGAacctcggcaagcgcctcaAGCGCTTCCgcgaggacctcgacgcgaagcacgagcccgaggccgagccgccCAAGAagaagcgcctcggcaagcagcagcgccagcgcctcaaggagaaggaggctAGCTAG